One Pseudomonadota bacterium DNA segment encodes these proteins:
- the recN gene encoding DNA repair protein RecN translates to MLLCLRVHNFAIIEELEVSFEPGLNVLTGETGAGKSILVDALKLVLGGRARAEVVRAGASSAEIEALFDIADDPQALERLDEAGCREPGDELVVRRVIQQTGRSRAYLNDRLVPASQLVRLTQGLADISSQHEHHTLVDSGRHLVFLDAFGELTSQSQAMTAAYQRLLESSKRLEQTRSSVRSRMEREDLLRYQVGEIEQVEPQPGETQRLSEERNRCQHAEQLGLLAAGAEEILYSADGAACERLASAAHKLEQAARLDVGLAELAGQLTSLQTQVEEAARDVGHYARSIETQPERLAEVQARLEQLERLERKYGGSLEAVLEHHEQAVEELGQLARASDDLEDLSTEVQAAVAAAGDAARRLSADRKRVAARLAKTVSDELASLGMGHAKILVEVAQPAGKEGELNLLGARLLPTGIDQVEFLIATNRGEVPRAFGTIASGGELSRAMLALKRALAGLGPAGVYVFDEVDAGVGGAVAEVIGRKVKEVSAHHQVICVTHLAQIAAFADAHFSVAKHVRAGRTRSHIRRLAEAEREGELARMIGGLRVTRKTLAAAAEMLRATEQ, encoded by the coding sequence ATGCTTCTGTGTTTGCGGGTCCACAACTTCGCGATCATCGAGGAACTGGAAGTCAGTTTCGAACCCGGGTTGAACGTGCTCACGGGCGAGACCGGGGCTGGCAAATCGATTCTCGTTGATGCGCTCAAGCTCGTCTTGGGCGGGCGCGCACGGGCCGAGGTCGTGCGAGCTGGCGCAAGCTCGGCCGAGATCGAGGCTCTGTTCGACATAGCGGACGACCCGCAGGCGCTCGAGCGCCTCGACGAGGCTGGCTGCCGAGAACCGGGGGATGAATTGGTAGTGCGAAGGGTGATTCAGCAAACGGGCCGCAGTCGCGCCTACCTGAACGATCGCCTGGTACCCGCGAGCCAGCTCGTACGGCTCACACAAGGACTGGCGGACATCTCTTCGCAGCACGAACACCACACGCTGGTCGATTCCGGCCGCCACTTGGTGTTTCTGGACGCCTTCGGTGAACTGACAAGCCAAAGCCAAGCCATGACGGCGGCCTACCAGCGGCTGCTCGAATCGAGCAAACGCCTGGAGCAAACACGCAGCTCGGTGCGATCGCGCATGGAGCGTGAGGACTTGCTGCGCTATCAAGTTGGCGAGATCGAGCAGGTCGAGCCGCAGCCGGGAGAGACGCAGCGGCTCAGCGAGGAACGCAACCGCTGCCAACATGCCGAGCAGCTCGGTCTGCTTGCAGCCGGCGCCGAAGAGATTCTCTACTCGGCAGACGGTGCCGCTTGCGAACGGCTTGCATCGGCTGCGCACAAGCTCGAACAGGCGGCCAGGCTCGACGTCGGACTCGCCGAGCTGGCGGGGCAGCTCACTTCGCTGCAGACCCAGGTCGAGGAAGCGGCGCGCGATGTCGGCCACTATGCCAGGAGCATAGAGACCCAACCCGAACGGCTCGCCGAGGTGCAGGCGCGCCTCGAGCAGCTCGAGCGGCTGGAACGCAAGTATGGCGGCAGCCTCGAAGCGGTGCTCGAGCACCACGAACAAGCGGTCGAGGAGCTCGGCCAGCTCGCGCGTGCGAGCGACGATCTCGAGGACTTGAGCACCGAAGTGCAGGCCGCCGTCGCCGCTGCTGGCGACGCGGCCCGCAGGCTGTCGGCGGATCGAAAGCGCGTGGCGGCCAGGCTTGCGAAGACCGTGAGCGATGAGCTGGCTTCGCTCGGCATGGGCCACGCCAAGATCTTGGTCGAGGTGGCTCAGCCCGCAGGCAAGGAGGGAGAGCTCAACCTTCTGGGCGCAAGACTGCTTCCGACCGGCATCGACCAGGTCGAGTTTCTGATCGCCACCAACCGCGGCGAGGTGCCTCGAGCATTCGGCACGATCGCCAGCGGAGGAGAGCTCTCACGCGCGATGCTCGCGCTCAAGCGCGCCCTGGCAGGCCTCGGCCCGGCCGGCGTGTATGTGTTCGATGAGGTGGATGCCGGCGTGGGGGGTGCGGTAGCGGAGGTGATCGGCCGCAAAGTCAAAGAGGTGTCGGCCCACCATCAGGTCATCTGCGTGACGCACCTCGCGCAGATTGCGGCCTTCGCGGACGCGCACTTTTCGGTGGCGAAGCACGTGCGGGCAGGTCGCACGCGCAGCCACATCCGCCGCCTTGCCGAGGCGGAAAGGGAGGGGGAGCTCGCGCGCATGATCGGTGGGCTTCGTGTGACACGCAAGACGCTGGCGGCGGCCGCGGAGATGCTGCGGGCCACGGAGCAGTAG